The proteins below are encoded in one region of Chrysemys picta bellii isolate R12L10 chromosome 4, ASM1138683v2, whole genome shotgun sequence:
- the LOC135982790 gene encoding olfactory receptor 5F1-like, translating to MEEKNSTVATQFILMGFTDDPKLQVTFFALFLVIYVITLVGNLGMIILIRISSRLHTPMYFFLCNLSVVDICYSSVVTPKMLANFLAESKAISYSGCFSQMYFFVAWVCTECFLLAAMAYDRYVAICKPLLYSSVMSHKVCVTLVAGSYITGFTNAMITVCVITRLPYCGSNIISHFFCDSPPLLALSSSDSSIAENTISILAGFTCISSLLIILFSYLYILAAILKIHSAEGRHKAFNTCASHLTAVTMFYGSLIFTYLRPNSSYSLGQDQVASVFYTAVIPMLNPLIYSLRNKEVKDALGRSLGRGRGFKMNVFSCHFNNQ from the coding sequence ATGGAAGAGAAAAATTCTACCGTAGCAACCCAGTTCATTCTCATGGGATTCACAGATGACCCAAAGCTGCAGGTCACCTTCTTTGCGTTGTTCCTGGTGATCTATGTtatcaccctggtggggaatctcGGGATGATCATTTTGATCAGAATCAGTTCCCGActgcacacccccatgtacttcttcctgtgCAACTTGTCTGTTGTCGATATCTGCTATTCATCTGTTGTCACCCCAAAGATGCTGGCGAACTTCTTAGCAGAGAGCAAAGCCATTTCCTACTCTGGGTGTTtttctcaaatgtatttttttgttgCCTGGGTGTGTACAGAGTGCTTCCTCCTGGCTGCAATGGCGTATGaccgctatgtggccatctgtaaACCCCTGCTCTACTCATCAGTTATGTCCCATAAAGTCTGTGTCACGTTGGTGGCTGGCTCCTATATCACTGGCTTCACAAATGCCATGATTACTGTGTGTGTTATTACCAGGTTACCATACTGTGGTTCCAATATCATCAGCCATTTTTTCTGTGACAGCCCTCCACTGCTAGCCCTATCATCCTCTGATAGCTCCATCGCTGAAAATACCATTTCTATTTTAGCTGGTTTCACCTGTATCAGCTCCCTCCTGATAATCCTCTTCTCTTACCTGTACATCTTGGCTGCCATCCTGAAAATCCATTCTGCCGAGGGCAGGCACAAAGCCTTCAACACCTGTGCCTCCCACCTGACGGCCGTCACCATGTTTTACGGGTCTCTGATCTTTACATACTTACGCCCCAACTCCAGCTACTCACTGGGCCAAGACCAGGTGGCCTCTGTGTTCTATACTGCGgtgatccccatgctgaaccccctgatctacagcctgaggaacaaggaggtgaaggacgcTCTGGGGAGAtcactggggaggggaaggggtttcAAGATGAATGTGTTTTCTTGTCATTTTAATAACCAATAA
- the LOC101953421 gene encoding olfactory receptor 5AR1-like: MEKGNHSEATEFILSGLTDRPELQVPLFVVFLLIYGITLVGNGGMILLIMIDSRLHTPMYFFLSILSFCDLFFSSTISPKMLLNFFAERKSITKTACAVQLSLSIAFADAESLLLAMMAYDRYVAICKPLVYPVTMSMQLCKELVAGAFAVGIVDSMIYTSFIFRMSFCSSNIINHFFCDVPPLLALSCSDTRINEIVMFIFTCCFTVGTFVTVLLSYVYIISTILQIRSAEGRHKAFSTCSFHLIAVVLFYGTQFFIYLCPTSSYSTERDRVVSVFYTLVIPMLNPLIYSLRNKEVKDALRRAMNKLLTNS; the protein is encoded by the coding sequence ATGGAAAAGGGAAATCACTCGGAGGCGACTGAGTTCATTCTCTCAGGACTGACAGATCGTCCGGAGCTGCAGGTTCCCCTGTTTGTGGTGTTCCTACTGATTTATGgtatcaccctggtggggaatggggggatgaTCTTGTTAATCATGATTGATTcccgactccacacccccatgtactttttcctcagtatTTTGTCTTTCTGTGACCTTTTCTTTTCCTCTACAATTTCCCCTAAGATGCTGTTGAATTTCTTCGCTGAGAGGAAAAGCATTACTAAAACTGCCTGCGCTGTGCAACTGTCTCTCTCTATAGCTTTTGCAGATGCTGAGAGCCTCTTGCTGGCTATGATGGCGTATGACCgttatgtggccatctgtaaACCGCTGGTCTATCCAGTCACCATGTCCATGCAGCTTTGTAAAGAGCTGGTGGCTGGGGCGTTCGCTGTGGGGATTGTGGATTCAATGATATACACAAGTTTTATATTTCGGATGTCATTCTGCAGctccaacatcatcaatcatttcttctgtgacgtCCCCCCACTCTTGGCGCTCTCCTGTTCTGACACCCGCATCAATGAGATTGTGATGTTTATTTTCACATGCTGCTTTACAGTGGGCACTTTTGTGACTGTCCTCCTCTCCTATGTCTATATCATCTCCACTATCCTGCAGATCCGCTCCGCTGAGGGCcgacataaagccttctccacctgctctttCCACTTGATCGCTGTGGTCCTGTTTTATGGCACCCAATTCTTCATATATTTATGTCCCACCTCCAGCTattccacagagagagacagagtggtCTCAGTGTTTTACACGCTggtgatccccatgttgaaccccctcatctacagcctgaggaacaaggaggtgaaggatgCCCTGAGAAGAGCAATGAATAAACTCCTAACCAATTCTTGA
- the LOC135982852 gene encoding myb/SANT-like DNA-binding domain-containing protein 2 yields the protein MQADNRKRAPAWTVREVLDLIAVWGEDSVLAELRSKRRNAKIFEKISKGMMERGHNRDSDQCRVKVKELRQAYQKTKEANGRSGSEPRTCRYYAELHAILGGAATTNPPVFVDSGSGIVSTPEDSADGVEEEEEEEDELAESTQHSILPNSQDLFITLTEVPSQASQASQASTQDSDPMEGTSAAANSSSLPPPSRRLSQIRRRKKKTREEMFSEIMQSSRSDRAHLNEWKETVSKYRKEVSEREERRDQREDMRDQREERRDQREERRDARDERWRQEDQRMKEATLGLLQRLVEVQERLLENRLPLQPLFHPPPSPCSVSSSPRRVRTRGGRLRTPSHSTPVDSPSKRLSFF from the exons atgcaggctgataatcgaaaaagagcaccagcatggaccgtgagggaggtactggatctgatcgctgtatggggagaggattcagtgcttgcagaacttcgttctaaaagacgaaatgcaaaaatttttgaaaaaatctccaagggcatgatggagagaggccacaatagggactcagatcagtgccgcgtgaaagtcaaggaactcagacaagcctatcagaaaacaaaggaggcaaacggtcgctccgggtcagagccgcggacatgccgctactacgccgagctgcatgcaattctagggggggctgccaccactaacccacctgtgttcgtggattctgggtcggggatagtctcgacgcctgaggattctgccgatggggtagaggaggaggaggaggaggaggatgagcttgcagagagcacacagcactccattctccccaacagccaggatctttttatcaccctgactgaagtaccctcccaagcctcccaagcctcccaagccagtacccaagactctgaccccatggaaggcacctcag cagctgcaaattcctcaagcctccctcctccatcccgaaggttatcacagataaggcgtcgtaaaaaaaagacgcgagaagagatgttttctgaaattatgcaatccagcaggagtgacagagctcatctgaatgagtggaaggaaacagtttcaaagtataggaaagaagtcagtgaacgtgaggagaggagggaccaacgtgaggacatgagggaccaacgtgaggagaggagagaccaacgtgaggagaggagagacgctcgagatgagaggtggcgtcaggaagaccagaggatgaaggaagcaacgctggggctgctccagcgtctggtggaggttcaggaacggctgctggaaaacagactgccgcttcagcccctgttccaccctcccccctccccatgttccgtatcctcctcacccagacgtgtaagaacgcggggggggaggctccgtacaccttcccattccaccccagtagacagcccaagcaaaaggctgtcatttttttaa